In the genome of Leptospira tipperaryensis, one region contains:
- a CDS encoding UDP-2,3-diacylglucosamine diphosphatase: MKFERDKVYEGIFLSDVHYLLNKKIKSHKHKELFQFLDHLEKKNVRFQTIYLVGDIIENWFFSASRRLKRSKKRFNKLFDRLDALSARGGDKIYIVGNHDSTSYLMNLPPKIEKYLKERNWEICEKAETETLIAVHGHQGQYNRFTWIGSIFLLRFLHMIALLLPNLFRFSEAFYQKHLNRQDPTTTEEILRYYERLSRISHQGQKVLISGHTHDFLCIPNLKIINTGDWVKSNSFVLQDGTNFIGARMDKRGEFSKEFVYKHREESSS, from the coding sequence ATGAAATTTGAGCGGGATAAAGTCTATGAAGGAATTTTTCTTTCGGACGTTCACTACCTTCTCAACAAAAAGATAAAGTCCCACAAACACAAAGAACTCTTTCAATTCTTAGATCATCTGGAAAAAAAGAACGTTCGATTTCAGACGATCTATCTCGTGGGAGATATCATAGAGAACTGGTTTTTCAGCGCTTCTCGAAGATTGAAACGAAGCAAAAAAAGATTCAACAAACTCTTTGATCGATTGGACGCACTTTCCGCGCGCGGCGGTGATAAAATCTACATCGTAGGTAATCACGATTCTACATCGTATCTAATGAATCTTCCTCCGAAGATCGAAAAGTATCTCAAAGAAAGAAACTGGGAAATCTGTGAAAAGGCCGAAACGGAAACTCTGATCGCCGTACACGGACACCAAGGACAATACAATCGATTTACTTGGATCGGCTCCATCTTTTTATTACGCTTTTTGCATATGATTGCGCTCTTGTTGCCGAATCTGTTTCGTTTTTCGGAAGCGTTCTATCAAAAACATCTCAATAGACAAGACCCCACTACGACGGAAGAAATTTTAAGATACTACGAACGTCTTTCCAGAATTTCCCATCAAGGTCAAAAAGTTTTGATTTCGGGTCATACTCACGATTTTCTCTGCATTCCCAATCTAAAAATCATCAATACAGGAGATTGGGTGAAGAGCAATAGTTTTGTTCTTCAGGATGGAACGAATTTTATCGGCGCCCGCATGGACAAACGCGGAGAATTCTCGAAAGAATTTGTTTACAAGCACAGGGAAGAATCCTCGAGTTAG
- a CDS encoding FMN-binding glutamate synthase family protein — MQIPDYQILIQFVLENPWSSLFSTIGIYTLFALLHDIFQRRHAIKHNFPLVGRIRYLFEMIGPELRQYWVANDKEEMPFNRAERSWVYATAKKQNNNFGFGTTELLYEAGYPIIKHSTFPFPESKVKHLKNDSSMIPCLKVIGEFHNRKKPFRPPSVVNISAMSYGSLGKNAVSALNKGAMMAHCYQNTGEGGISPFHKLGGDIVWQIGTGYFGTRDTKGNFSLDMFAQKIQENPQIRMIEIKLSQGAKPGKGGILPGKKVTEQIAKIRGVPVGQDCISPNAHSEFSTVSELIDFIERLHSASGLPIGIKSAIGEIEFWNELAERMKQTNKGPDFITIDGGEGGTGAAPLAFADHVSLPFKVGFARVYQIFQNENLSERMAWIGSGKLGFPDRAIVAFAMGCDLINVAREAMISIGCIQAQRCHTDHCPAGVATQNRWLQAGLDIDLKAERNANYIKGLRKEVLSVTHAAGYEHPLQFRGTDIEISAGLNIFKTLESILGYQRDHVHFTKMLDYTDHTYLEEYMNGVTKEEPSSHGHKI, encoded by the coding sequence ATGCAAATTCCGGATTATCAAATTCTAATTCAGTTTGTTTTGGAAAACCCTTGGTCTTCCTTGTTCTCAACCATCGGGATTTATACTCTCTTCGCACTCCTTCACGACATCTTCCAGAGAAGACACGCTATCAAACATAACTTTCCGTTGGTGGGAAGAATCCGATATCTTTTTGAAATGATCGGACCCGAACTCAGACAATACTGGGTTGCAAACGACAAAGAAGAGATGCCGTTCAACAGAGCGGAGCGTTCCTGGGTTTACGCGACCGCAAAAAAACAAAACAACAACTTCGGCTTTGGAACCACGGAACTTTTGTATGAAGCCGGATATCCGATCATCAAACACAGCACGTTTCCATTTCCGGAATCCAAAGTAAAACATCTCAAGAACGATTCTTCTATGATCCCTTGTCTCAAAGTGATCGGAGAATTTCACAATCGTAAAAAACCGTTTCGTCCTCCGTCCGTCGTAAACATATCGGCGATGTCTTACGGTTCCTTGGGTAAGAATGCGGTTTCCGCTTTGAACAAAGGCGCGATGATGGCCCACTGTTATCAGAACACTGGCGAAGGCGGGATTAGCCCCTTTCACAAGTTAGGCGGAGATATCGTCTGGCAGATCGGAACCGGATATTTTGGAACCCGAGATACGAAGGGGAATTTTTCCTTGGATATGTTTGCACAAAAGATTCAAGAGAATCCGCAAATCCGAATGATCGAAATCAAACTTTCACAAGGTGCAAAACCGGGGAAAGGAGGGATTCTTCCCGGAAAAAAAGTTACCGAACAGATCGCAAAGATCCGTGGAGTTCCCGTGGGACAAGATTGTATTTCGCCTAACGCGCATTCCGAGTTTAGTACCGTAAGCGAACTCATCGACTTCATCGAAAGACTTCATTCCGCGAGCGGACTTCCGATCGGAATCAAAAGTGCGATCGGAGAAATCGAATTCTGGAACGAACTCGCTGAGAGAATGAAACAAACAAACAAAGGACCCGATTTTATCACGATCGACGGAGGAGAAGGTGGAACCGGAGCCGCTCCCCTTGCGTTTGCGGATCACGTCTCCCTTCCGTTTAAAGTGGGTTTTGCGAGAGTCTATCAGATCTTTCAGAACGAAAATCTTTCGGAAAGGATGGCCTGGATCGGAAGTGGTAAATTAGGTTTTCCTGATAGAGCCATCGTAGCGTTCGCGATGGGCTGCGATCTGATCAACGTCGCAAGAGAAGCCATGATCTCGATCGGATGCATTCAAGCCCAGAGATGTCATACCGACCACTGCCCCGCGGGAGTCGCGACGCAGAATCGTTGGCTACAGGCCGGCTTGGATATCGATCTCAAGGCGGAAAGAAACGCAAACTATATCAAGGGACTACGGAAAGAAGTTCTCTCGGTGACACACGCCGCGGGTTACGAACATCCTCTTCAGTTTCGAGGAACCGATATCGAAATCAGCGCCGGTCTCAATATTTTTAAAACCTTAGAATCTATTCTAGGATATCAGAGAGATCACGTTCACTTTACAAAGATGTTGGATTATACGGATCACACATATTTAGAAGAATATATGAATGGAGTCACCAAAGAAGAACCTTCTTCTCACGGACATAAAATCTAA